The bacterium genome includes a region encoding these proteins:
- a CDS encoding HPr family phosphocarrier protein, translated as MRTGEATLDSTRVELEVTVINQQGLHARPAAQFVREAGKYPDCEITVIRDGMAVNGKSIMGMMMLAAGPGTILKVVAEGDGAEEAGQGLVGLVETGFGEPIAPEYS; from the coding sequence ATTCGGACTGGAGAGGCAACATTGGATTCAACGCGTGTTGAACTCGAAGTCACGGTGATCAACCAGCAAGGCCTGCACGCCCGGCCGGCGGCTCAGTTTGTTCGTGAGGCAGGCAAGTACCCGGACTGCGAAATCACCGTCATTCGCGATGGGATGGCAGTGAACGGCAAGAGCATCATGGGCATGATGATGCTCGCCGCAGGACCCGGTACGATTCTCAAGGTCGTGGCCGAGGGTGATGGGGCCGAAGAAGCAGGACAGGGATTGGTGGGATTAGTGGAAACAGGTTTCGGCGAACCGATCGCCCCGGAATATAGCTGA
- the rplM gene encoding 50S ribosomal protein L13, with product MKAQASTLPKPAEIQEKWYLIDAEHQVVGRLAARIAQLIRGKLEPTYSPHLDPKIHIVVINAEKAIFTGKKMQDKIYYHHSGWRTGIKSINAAELLEKKPEEILRTAIHGMLPKNRLGTKLRKNLRVYAGPEHEHQAQQPETLVIHTRQPKVEKD from the coding sequence ATGAAAGCGCAAGCCTCCACGCTGCCGAAACCGGCGGAAATCCAGGAGAAGTGGTATCTGATCGATGCGGAGCACCAGGTCGTCGGCCGGCTCGCCGCCCGTATCGCCCAGCTCATCCGCGGAAAACTCGAGCCCACCTACTCGCCGCACCTGGACCCCAAGATCCACATCGTCGTGATCAACGCCGAGAAGGCGATCTTCACGGGCAAGAAAATGCAGGACAAGATTTACTACCACCACAGCGGATGGCGCACGGGCATCAAGTCCATCAACGCCGCCGAGCTGTTGGAGAAGAAGCCGGAGGAGATCCTCCGCACGGCGATCCACGGCATGCTGCCGAAGAATCGCCTCGGCACCAAGCTGCGCAAGAATCTGCGCGTTTACGCCGGGCCCGAGCATGAGCATCAGGCCCAGCAGCCGGAAACCCTCGTGATTCACACCCGCCAGCCGAAGGTTGAGAAGGACTAA
- a CDS encoding peptidyl-prolyl cis-trans isomerase codes for MKFGNLITGTLAAAALLACVSSAAGQAVAPLIREEPEIKVRVGTPTPIATPSDDDRGRPAPTPTPDPKTVLVAIVNSHSITRDQLDRRVTARIGTTPEALKEFTQKGVNILASDAPTEEALLDAQQEMEFQDAVRKEEGLIVQEWTEQMMLADEARRQGFVISEQEFKDRLRIIETEFNLSDSRVQTVLERMGMSNEELESYVHDALLIEKLLDRFVELNISDDALKAAYEQNPSIYRTPPMYRAAHFSISLLGSESAKTRRSLEKLAEEARSRLEKGENYDRVFTDLNDLDFGIYGADLGYFSIEQEGLPPVVRQELAKMKIGETSPMLTSYVRRDGVVVPESYHVVKVLDKEPAVGENFESALPKLRENAREYARIQVLKMLRDARTHKVITNLGGIPPEKIPGPMERNRPQPAVSLKMKK; via the coding sequence ATGAAGTTCGGTAACTTGATCACTGGCACTCTGGCCGCAGCCGCACTCCTGGCTTGTGTCTCGTCGGCTGCAGGACAGGCGGTGGCTCCGCTGATCCGTGAAGAGCCGGAGATCAAGGTGCGCGTCGGTACGCCCACGCCGATCGCGACGCCGTCGGATGATGATCGCGGCCGTCCCGCGCCGACCCCTACGCCCGATCCGAAGACGGTTCTCGTTGCCATTGTCAATTCGCATTCGATCACGCGCGATCAACTGGACCGTCGCGTAACGGCTCGCATCGGCACGACGCCGGAAGCGCTCAAGGAGTTCACTCAGAAGGGCGTCAACATCCTCGCGTCGGATGCACCGACCGAGGAGGCGCTCCTCGACGCACAGCAGGAAATGGAATTCCAGGATGCCGTGCGCAAGGAAGAAGGGCTCATCGTTCAAGAGTGGACCGAGCAGATGATGCTGGCCGATGAAGCGCGCCGCCAGGGTTTCGTGATCAGCGAACAGGAATTCAAAGATCGCCTGCGCATCATCGAGACGGAGTTCAATCTCTCCGACAGCCGCGTGCAGACGGTTCTCGAACGCATGGGCATGTCCAACGAGGAGTTGGAGTCCTACGTGCACGACGCGTTGCTGATCGAGAAGTTGCTCGATCGTTTTGTGGAATTGAACATCAGCGACGATGCGCTGAAGGCTGCCTACGAACAGAACCCATCGATCTACCGCACTCCGCCGATGTATCGCGCGGCTCACTTTTCGATTTCATTGCTCGGCAGCGAATCCGCCAAGACCCGGCGTTCGCTCGAGAAGCTGGCGGAGGAAGCGCGCAGTCGCCTTGAGAAGGGCGAGAACTACGACCGCGTCTTCACGGATTTGAACGACCTGGACTTCGGTATTTACGGCGCCGACCTGGGCTACTTCAGCATCGAACAGGAGGGCCTGCCGCCGGTCGTGCGCCAGGAACTCGCGAAGATGAAGATCGGCGAGACGAGTCCGATGCTGACGTCATATGTCAGGCGCGACGGTGTCGTCGTCCCGGAATCCTATCACGTCGTTAAGGTTCTGGATAAGGAACCGGCCGTTGGAGAGAACTTCGAATCAGCCTTGCCGAAGTTGAGAGAGAATGCCCGCGAGTACGCCCGCATCCAGGTGCTGAAGATGCTGCGGGATGCGAGGACTCACAAAGTAATCACCAACCTGGGCGGCATCCCGCCGGAGAAAATCCCCGGACCGATGGAACGCAATCGCCCGCAACCTGCGGTGTCGTTGAAGATGAAGAAGTAA
- the thpR gene encoding RNA 2',3'-cyclic phosphodiesterase, which produces MTESASYDAAKPQSDAASGPSRRVFFALPTSEACRQALADTSQRMQKAAHFMPLRASWVSSENYHVTLHFLGRTPEPIVQELIKGLPEAVANVHRFDLDVRHIGYFPNAKQPRVLWAGVHNPPPGLKQLYDNIAELIQKQGLELQHDNFHAHVTLARFKGLKGTGMFVKQAHNMQYTNFGKSPLEAVHLMESVLHPEGARYTVIGRGALATP; this is translated from the coding sequence ATGACAGAATCCGCCTCATACGACGCTGCCAAACCTCAATCCGACGCGGCAAGCGGCCCTTCCCGGCGGGTCTTCTTTGCCCTTCCAACCAGCGAAGCCTGTCGCCAGGCGCTCGCGGACACTTCGCAGAGGATGCAAAAAGCGGCCCACTTCATGCCTCTCCGGGCATCATGGGTTTCGTCCGAGAATTACCACGTAACTTTGCATTTCCTGGGCAGGACACCCGAACCGATCGTCCAGGAATTGATCAAAGGCCTCCCCGAGGCCGTAGCGAATGTGCATCGTTTTGACCTGGATGTTCGACACATTGGCTACTTCCCGAACGCTAAGCAGCCCCGCGTTCTCTGGGCGGGCGTGCACAATCCGCCGCCCGGCCTGAAGCAGCTCTACGATAACATTGCCGAATTGATTCAGAAGCAGGGCCTGGAACTCCAGCACGACAATTTCCACGCGCATGTCACGCTGGCCCGCTTCAAGGGCCTGAAGGGGACGGGCATGTTCGTGAAGCAGGCGCATAACATGCAGTACACGAACTTCGGCAAGTCGCCCCTCGAGGCAGTTCACCTGATGGAGAGCGTGCTTCATCCCGAGGGTGCCCGCTACACCGTCATCGGCCGCGGTGCGCTGGCGACCCCGTAG
- the ptsP gene encoding phosphoenolpyruvate--protein phosphotransferase — translation MVGRRTFFFDGLGVSDGIAIGPAYVVESQGAPSEGYQLSDDEVEQEIERFKKAVQMAKDEIRAIGRQVAEKIDHQQAAIFDAHLMMLDDPVIIEPTIDRIRDEKSNAESIFWAVTKGLGEQLRTLDEYFSERNHDLYDVARRVIKFLTQLTDASTHVMPREGCIIVAHDLGPTETAQLSREHVLGFCTNEGGPTSHTAIMAKALALPAVVGLEYVTHYIRSGDMIIMDGTEGKLILNPSLHQIEFYRRKADDYRSLRLSLVELRDEPAVTTDGTRVNLYANIEFPEELDAVIENGAEGIGLFRTEFLYLSDGGPAGESDHLREYQEVLTRMGDKPVVLRTMDVGGDKIAANDYSVPELNPFMGLRAIRLCLKNQDIFRSQLRAMLLAGAGRDIQIMLPMISSIDEVRASRQILDELMTQLGKNGHDLPTNVRLGAMIEIPSAALQAHVLAKEVDFFSIGTNDLVQYTLAVDRVNKSVAHLYRPAHPAVLGLLKYVTDSARNAGIPVSVCGEMAADPRYAILLAGLGIRSLSMGPSSIGVVKRAIRTIAIAEAKSLAQEVLTLSSTEEVEAHLHRRLEKLFAKPVSPVAAPEVRAPGNSA, via the coding sequence ATGGTGGGAAGGCGCACATTCTTCTTCGACGGATTGGGAGTTTCCGATGGAATTGCCATCGGACCCGCATACGTCGTCGAATCGCAAGGCGCGCCCTCCGAAGGCTATCAACTTTCCGACGATGAAGTCGAACAAGAGATTGAGCGGTTCAAGAAGGCTGTTCAAATGGCGAAGGATGAAATCCGCGCCATCGGCCGCCAGGTCGCCGAGAAGATCGACCACCAACAGGCTGCCATCTTCGACGCTCACCTGATGATGCTCGACGATCCGGTGATCATCGAACCAACGATCGATCGAATCCGCGACGAAAAGAGCAACGCCGAGTCCATCTTCTGGGCCGTGACCAAGGGGCTGGGCGAACAGCTCCGCACTCTCGACGAATACTTCTCCGAACGAAATCACGATCTGTATGATGTCGCGCGCCGCGTCATCAAGTTTCTGACCCAACTGACCGACGCGTCGACGCACGTGATGCCGCGCGAAGGCTGCATCATTGTCGCTCACGATCTCGGTCCCACGGAGACGGCCCAACTGTCCCGCGAGCACGTGCTGGGCTTCTGCACAAACGAGGGTGGTCCGACCAGCCACACGGCGATCATGGCTAAGGCGCTGGCTCTGCCGGCGGTCGTTGGACTTGAGTACGTCACGCACTACATCCGCAGCGGCGACATGATCATCATGGATGGGACCGAGGGGAAGCTGATCCTCAATCCATCCCTGCACCAGATCGAGTTCTACCGGCGCAAGGCGGACGACTATCGCAGTCTGCGGTTGTCGCTCGTTGAATTGCGCGATGAGCCCGCCGTCACGACCGACGGCACGCGCGTCAACCTCTACGCCAATATCGAGTTCCCCGAAGAACTGGACGCCGTCATAGAGAACGGCGCGGAAGGCATCGGGCTCTTCCGCACGGAGTTCCTGTATCTCAGCGACGGCGGACCGGCCGGCGAATCGGATCACTTGCGCGAGTACCAGGAAGTCCTGACCCGCATGGGTGACAAGCCGGTGGTCCTGCGCACGATGGACGTCGGAGGCGATAAGATTGCTGCCAACGATTACTCGGTTCCCGAGTTGAACCCATTCATGGGGCTGCGTGCGATTCGCCTGTGTCTGAAGAACCAGGACATTTTCCGTTCGCAGTTGCGCGCGATGCTCCTGGCCGGTGCGGGGCGCGATATCCAGATCATGCTCCCCATGATCAGCTCCATCGACGAAGTGCGCGCGTCGCGCCAGATCCTCGATGAGCTCATGACCCAGCTTGGGAAGAACGGCCATGACCTGCCGACGAATGTTCGGCTCGGTGCGATGATCGAGATTCCGTCGGCAGCCCTGCAGGCGCACGTCCTGGCAAAGGAAGTCGATTTCTTCTCCATCGGCACCAACGATCTGGTGCAATACACGCTCGCCGTCGATCGCGTGAACAAGAGCGTCGCCCACCTGTACCGCCCGGCTCATCCCGCAGTGCTCGGCCTGCTGAAGTACGTCACCGACTCCGCCCGGAATGCCGGTATCCCCGTCAGCGTTTGCGGCGAGATGGCCGCGGACCCGCGCTATGCCATTCTCCTCGCTGGACTTGGCATCCGTTCGCTCAGCATGGGCCCGTCCTCGATTGGCGTGGTCAAACGGGCAATCCGCACAATCGCCATCGCCGAGGCCAAGTCCTTGGCCCAGGAAGTGCTTACTCTTTCATCTACCGAGGAAGTGGAAGCGCACCTTCATCGGCGATTGGAGAAGCTCTTCGCCAAACCCGTGAGCCCCGTGGCGGCTCCGGAAGTGCGCGCCCCGGGCAATTCCGCCTGA
- the rpsI gene encoding 30S ribosomal protein S9 produces MAEKLEQYLGTGRRKNAIARAYLRPGKGKMVINGDDAKKYIGNRPTLQGMIEAPLRETQMLSKFDVIINVVGGGVTGQAGAMRHAISRALLVASPGTRPVLKKAGFLTRDPRAVERKKPGLHKARKASQYSKR; encoded by the coding sequence ATGGCTGAGAAATTGGAGCAATACCTGGGAACGGGACGTCGCAAGAACGCGATCGCCCGTGCATACCTTCGCCCGGGCAAGGGCAAGATGGTTATCAATGGTGACGACGCCAAGAAGTACATTGGCAATCGCCCGACCCTTCAGGGGATGATCGAGGCTCCGCTGCGCGAGACGCAGATGCTGAGCAAGTTCGACGTGATCATCAACGTGGTCGGTGGTGGTGTCACGGGACAGGCCGGCGCCATGCGCCACGCCATCTCCCGGGCTCTGCTCGTCGCCTCGCCGGGCACGCGTCCGGTCCTGAAGAAGGCCGGCTTCCTGACCCGCGACCCGCGCGCCGTCGAGCGCAAGAAGCCCGGTCTCCACAAGGCCCGTAAGGCTTCCCAGTACTCGAAGCGCTAA
- a CDS encoding glycosyltransferase family 2 protein: MLPVSLIIPVYNESGAIDDLKRRLHGVQKKLTPDSEIILVDDGSTDGSAVSLDAVVAASNGSLRLIRHATNRGYGAALKTGIEEARHPWIAIADADGTYPIGRLPELIAEIEAGARMAIGARRASDLFWLRRPPKAFLRALASYLAGRRIPDLNSGLRVFAREDARELRKLLPDGFSFTTTITMALMTAGQKVSFIPIRYKGRIGSSKIRPIRDTMNFLTLICRISMAFRPLRVFGPTGLGLLGLGVLFLVLRFLGFEIAVATTVFLLVGGMQLIGLGLLADLVNRRG; this comes from the coding sequence ATGCTCCCCGTCAGCCTGATTATTCCCGTCTATAACGAATCCGGCGCGATCGACGATCTGAAGCGCCGACTGCACGGCGTGCAGAAGAAGCTGACGCCGGACAGCGAGATCATCCTTGTGGACGACGGCTCAACGGATGGTTCGGCGGTGAGCCTGGATGCCGTCGTCGCCGCGAGCAATGGATCGCTGAGGCTGATCCGTCATGCGACCAACCGCGGGTATGGAGCGGCCTTGAAGACCGGCATCGAGGAGGCGCGTCATCCTTGGATCGCCATCGCCGACGCGGACGGCACATATCCAATCGGCCGACTGCCGGAGCTAATCGCCGAAATCGAAGCCGGCGCCCGTATGGCGATCGGTGCGCGGCGAGCCAGCGACCTGTTCTGGCTGCGACGTCCGCCCAAGGCTTTCCTGCGCGCGCTGGCTTCATACCTGGCCGGGCGGCGTATCCCGGACCTGAACAGCGGCCTGCGTGTCTTCGCCCGCGAGGACGCGCGTGAGTTGCGTAAGCTGCTCCCCGACGGATTCAGTTTCACCACCACGATCACGATGGCACTGATGACTGCGGGACAGAAGGTGTCCTTTATTCCGATTCGTTACAAGGGCCGCATCGGAAGCTCGAAGATCCGCCCGATCCGCGATACGATGAACTTCCTGACGTTGATCTGTCGAATCTCAATGGCCTTCCGGCCGCTGCGCGTCTTCGGCCCGACCGGCCTGGGACTTCTGGGCCTCGGCGTGCTTTTCCTGGTATTGCGATTCCTCGGATTCGAAATTGCCGTTGCGACGACCGTGTTTCTTCTTGTAGGTGGCATGCAATTGATAGGGCTTGGATTGTTGGCGGACTTGGTCAATCGACGGGGCTGA